TTGTTGATTTCCCAGAGGAAGTTCAGGTAACAGAGACTGAGAATGAGAAGAGCATTGTATTGGAATTACGAGTAGCACAGTCCGACATGGGTAAAGTGATCGGCAAACAGGGTCGTATTGCGAAAGCAATCCGTTCTGTTGTAAAAGCTGCGGCCTCAAAAGAAGAAAAGAAAGTTGTTGTAGAAATTATGCAATAACACCGAAAAGAGTATCGTTTATGGCGATACTCTTTTTTTCTACCTCTTTTTTCAAAAATACGGATGTGGTAAAATAGTATTAGATATATGCAAGTAATCCATTTCGTTTTTGGTGGAATTATGGTAATGATACAAATGAGGATACAGGAAAACTACAAATGTAGTTTTTAACAGTAGAGAGGAGAAAGTTATGCATGGACGATTGGTGGTTGAGATAGCAAGAGATTCAATGTCGGTGGCGGTTACAGTTTATACGGATGGAAAGACACAGATTACGAGAAACCTGATTATGCAGGAACTTTCCAACAGGGGCATCAATACAGGAATCCAGGAACAGAAAATCAATGAACTGCTTCACTATGAGATTTACAGAAAAAGATGGATTGTGGCAAAAGGGGTTCCTGCGGTAAAAGGAAAAGACGGCTGGTATGAATTCATGTTTGATAAAGATTTCAAAGAGATGAAGCCAAAGATTCGTGAAGATGGGAGTGTAGATTACTCTCCAAACATTCAGATTGTGAATAAGGGAGATAAGGTTATGACGTACCATCCGCCAGTTCCAGGTAAAAATGGAATCACTGTTTTTGGTTCTACGATTGCGCCAATTGCGTCGAAGGATGCTAAGAAACTTTCGCTTTCCAAGGTTGAACAAAGGGGTAATGATTTCTATGCCAAAGAGGGTGGCCGTATTGCGCTAAAAGGCAATTGTCTGGAGGTTATGAGCCGGTTGGAAATCAATGGAAATGCAGGCTATGCAACCGGTATGATTAACTTTATCGGAGATGTCATTGTGGATGGTGATATCAAAGATGGTGTCACGATGGAGATTGGTGGAAACCTTGAAGTTTGTGGAGAAATGGATGCCGTACAGATTAAAGTATCCGGGGATATCATCTGTCATGGTGGAATCCACGGAAAAGAAAAGGCAAAGATTTCGGCAGGTGGTACCGTTACCGCCAATTTTATTGAGGAGGCAGACATTTACGCGGGTGGGGATGTACAGGCTGGACATATCATCAATGCGAAGGTTGTATCAGAAAACAATGTTGTTGTTGAGGGAAGAAATGGAACGATTCTTGGTGGTGAAGTGCAGGCAGATGAAAGTATTTCTGCGGTGAGAGTTGGAAATGAAAAGGGATGTAATACCATTTTGCGTATTTTAAGTACAGACGTCTGGAGCAGGGAATATGCAAGAATCGTTGTACAGGATAAGGTGTTCCCTTATACACAGGTGGAAATCAATGGTGTTACAGATACAGACTGCCGCCTTCAGCAAGGAGAGCTTCATCTGACAAGCAAAGGACTGGAACGCTATGAGATTGGCTCTTACGTTTACAAGGATGTTTTAGCAGAACTAGAAACCCAGTCTGATTTGCAGATGGCAGAAGAGTTCAAAGAGGAACATCATCTTGTCAAGGAGAAGAATCCAGATGAAAAGAAACTGATTCTTGTGGTGGATGATGACCCGCTTTTCTTAAAAACACAGTATACCTATCTGGTATCCGACTATTATGTAGCAGTGGTAAGTTCGGGAGCGGATGCTTTAAAATTCTTAGAAAAGAATAAACCAGACCTGATTCTGCTTGATTATCTGATGCCGGAAATGGATGGAAGTGAGCTCCTTTTAAGGATTCGTTCGATGAAGAATGAAAAAGCAGATATTCCGGTTTTCTTTTTGACAAGCGTGACGGATAAAAAGGTGATTATGAAGTGTTTAAGTCTGTATCCGCAGAAATATCTGATGAAACCATTGGAAAAAGACGAACTGCTTCAGATTATCGGGGACTTCTTTGCAAAAGAGCAAAAATAGGATTGGGTGAATGCCGTGAAAAAATTTTGGAAGAAGAAATGGAACGTCGTACTGTATTTTGTACTGGCGGGTATCAGTATTCTTTTTATCTATATGGCGAGTCAGAGCGGAGAGCAGTATCGTTTTGAGCGTTATGAAAGTTTAAAATTTGAACTTCCGTGGAACTATCAGTTTTCGGATGGCACAAAAGGAATTACAGATTTACCGACTGACCTTGAAGTGGAGGATGCACATCAGTTAGTCCTGACAAACACGCTCCCGGCAGTGGATACGGGAATGTCCTTATTTTACCGGGCAAGACATACAAATGCCAAAATCTATATCGGAGATGAACTGGTATATGATCAGGGAGAAGGAAAAGATGGCGCCATTAATGAGACTGCATTTCCGCTTCCGGGTACCGTGTGGGATGAGGTGCATCTTACAAAGGAAGATTCCCACAAGCAGGTAAAAATTGTATTAGACGGAAACGTGTTAAAGTATTTAAAAGCACCGGGTGAGGTGTTTATTGGGGATCGTGGAACCTTTTTTGTAAATCTTTTAAAAGAAAAGATGGGCAATATCATTGGTGGAACAATTTTGCTGTTATTATCTGCAATCTTGCTGGCATTATGGATTGTGCTTTCCATTTCCACACATGCAAAATATAATGAGTGTCTGTGTTTGGCGTTATTTACGTTTACAATTGCCTGCTGGCAGTTTACGGAAACCAGATGTTTACAGTTCATTTTCCCAAACCAGAGAATGTTTAGTGTGCTGGCATTTGAGTTTTTAACATTGGCACCGGTTCCAATTGCACTTTATTTTACCTATGGAAAGAGGGAGAAGACCAGAAAGCGTGCAAGAATAGCAGCCATCGTTCCACTTTTTGTATGGCTTTTTAACAATGCGTGCCATTTTCTGCACATCTTTGATATATCTGAGACGCTTATTGTAACACAGATTATGATTGCGTTCGAGACCATTTACCTGGGATATATCCAGACCTGTGATTTGATTGTGGACAAACGCAGCAACGGAAAAGAAGGCGGGGGATTCTTTTGGTGGATTCCATCTGTCGGTTTTATTCTGCTTAGTCCGTTGCTGTTGATGGAAGTATTAAAATATATTACGAATTTTACGTTGAAGTTTAACGATGATACCATACTTCCGACCATTGGAATTGTGTTCTATATTACATCGCTGGCGATTCATTCCGGGTTAAAACTTGCATCGGAGAACTTTATGGTGACGGAGGCAAGCCGCGCAAAATCGAACTTCCTTGCAAATACCAGCCATGATATCCGTACGCCGTTAAATGCAATTTTGGGATTTAACGACCTGATTTTAAGAGATTCCGAGGAAGAAAAGACGAAAGAATATGCAGCCAGTATTAAGAATGCGGGAAATTCGCTGCTTGATATCATTAATAATATTTTAGATTTGTCTAAGTTAGAGTCTGGCAAACTGGAATTAGAGGAAGCAGAATACAGCACAGAACAGGCAATCGACAATGTGACAAGTATGATACGTGCGCTTGCACAGAAGAAGAATTTAACGTTGGATGTCGTGATAGATGAAAAGCTGCCAAAGTATCTGATTGGGGATAAAGTCCGGATTCGCCAGGTTTTGGTCAACCTGCTTACGAATGCAGTAAAGTACACCAAAGAAGGCGGCGTCAAACTGGAAGTGAAGGTTGTTGAGAAAAATGAGGCATCCTGTAAAATTTTGTTTGTCGTGGAGGACACCGGAATCGGTATCCGGGAAGAGGACAGAGAACGTCTGTTCAAAAAGTTTGAACGTTTGGATTCTGAGAAAAACCGGAATATAGAAGGCACTGGACTTGGCATGAGTATTGTTGTAAAATTACTTGAGTCTATGAACAGTAAAATCGAACTTGAGAGCGTATATGGAAAAGGTTCTAAGTTCTATTTCGTGTTAGAGCAAAAGATGGCAGATGATGCCTGCGTCGGAGTGTATCTGCAGAAAAAGAAGCTTCTATTCGAGCAGGAGGAAGAGAATATTCTGATTGCGCCGGATGCAAGAGTTTTGATTGTAGATGATGTGATGTTGAATCTACAGGTTGCAAAAGGACTTTTGGAAGTGATGAAGATGCAGATTGATACGGCAGAGAGCGGGCAGGAGGCAATTGACCTCACGTTACAGAATCATTATGATTTGATTCTGATGGATCATATGATGCCTGGAATGGATGGAATTGCTGCAACCAGAGAGATTCGAAAACTGGCAGATACGACAGGGGATTCTTATTACAAAAAGGTTCCGATTCTTGCACTGACAGCCAATGCACTTTCCGGTATGCGGGAGAAGTTTTTGCAGGAGGGCATGCAGGATTATATCAGTAAACCGGTGGAAGAAAAGACATTGGTAGATGCTGTGACCAAATGGCTGCCACAGGAAAAACTGATTCCAAAGAAGAAGGGCTGGGACAAAAAGAAAAAGTCCGGGGAAGAAAACACGGGCGAAACAGATGCGAAGAACGACTGGTATTTTGAGATTCCGGGAATAGATATCGAATCTGCCAAAGCATATCTGTTAAATAAAGAGATGTATGTGGAGACACTTCGTATCTTTTTTGATTCGATTCCACAAAATCTTGAGAAAATTGAAAAATATTGCAGGGAGCACGATGAGAAGAACTATACCATTACGGTACATGGATTAAAGAGTTCTGCAAAGATTATCGGTGCGACGGAGCTTTCCGAGGAGGCAAAACGCTTAGAGAATCTTTCCAATGCAGGCAAGGTAGAAATGGCGTGGGAGCAGACCGGACATTTGTTGGAGCTGTATCAGTGGACACAGGATATTCTGGCAGACTTTTTCCATACGGATGCGCAACCGCCAAAGACAGTTTATTCCATGGAAGAATTTAAGGAGAGCCTAAGACGCTTAAAAAAAGCGGCAGAGACTTTCCAGATGGAAGACTTTTTTGCATGGGAGAAGGAGACAGAGTCGATGAGTGCACCAGAAGGATATGAAGAGGACTGGCAAAAGCTAAGAGATGCAGTGCGAAATGTCGCATTTTCAGAGACGGTAGAACGTATTGAGGGAATACTTACCCAAAAAGAACAAGAGGGTTAACTGGAGGAAAGAATGGAAGATTTTTTTAAAGTAGGTGTAATCACAACGACGCATGGAGTCCGTGGGGAGGTAAAGGTATTTCCGACCACGGATGATCCGGCGCGTTTTAAGAAGTTAAAAAAGGTAATCTTAGACAACGGAAAAGAAAGACGTGAATTGGAGATTGCTCAGGTAAAATTCTTTAAGAATCTTGTAATCTTAAAGTTTAAAGGTATCGATAACATCAATGATGTTGAAAAATACCGGAAAGCAGAACTTTTTGTATCAAGAGAACATGCGGTAAAATTGCAGAAGGATGAATATTTTATTGCGGACCTGATAGGAATTAAGGTTACTTCTGAGGAAGGCGAGGAACTTGGTGAGATTTCGGACGTACTTCAGACGGGTGCAAATGATGTGTATGTAATCCGAAACGCATCTGGTGAGGAGATTTTGCTTCCAGCGATTAAGGAGTGTGTCAAGGAGGTCTCGGTAGAGGAAGGAACGATGCTCGTGCATCTTTTACCAGGTCTTCGGGAAATGAATCAGAAGTAGGAGTAAGTATGGATTTTTATGTATTAACGCTGTTCCCGGATATGATTACACAGGGATTAAATACAAGTATTACAGGAAAAGCAATCGAGAAGGGATTGCTTTCCCTTCATGCAATCAACATCAGGGACTATACAAAAGACAAACACAAAAAAGTGGATGATTATCCATATGGAGGCGGTGCCGGTATGCTGATGCAGGCGCAGCCTGTTTCGGATGCATGGCACTCGATTGCGGACGGCATGGAAAGACATCCAAGGACAATTTATGTGACGCCACAAGGGAAACCATTTACACAGAAGATGGCAAAAGAATTTGTAAAAAGTGAAGAACTTGTTTTCTTATGTGGTCATTACGAAGGAATTGATGAGCGTGTATTAGAGGAAGTTGTGACAGACTACGTCTCGATTGGAGACTATGTTTTAACGGGCGGAGAACTTGCATCCATGGTCATGATTGATGCGGTATCCAGACTTGTTCCGGGTGTGTTGAATAATGAAGAGTCCGCACAGACAGAGTCCTTTCACAATGATTTGCTCGAACATCCACAGTATTCAAGACCGGTCGAATGGAAGGGAAAACGGGTCCCGGAGGTTTTACTGTCCGGCAATCAGAAAAAGATTGCAGCGTGGAGACTAGAGGAGTCCGAAAAAAGAACCAAAGAGCGCAGACCGGATTTGTATCAAAAGTATGAAAAATTGCAACAGTGCAAACAAATTCTACAAAAAGAAAAATTATTGCACCGTGATATGATAGAACTCATTGAAAGAGGGCAGGCAGAATGGATTTATCAGCAGAATGACTGCATCTGTCTTAAGGATCAAAAAAGCGGAGCGTTTTTCTTTTCTGCGAAGCAAGAGGAAACTGCGATACCTGCGTTAGAACAGATTATAAAAGAGTACAAAACACCGGAAGCCCTTGTGCTGCACCAGGAAGGAATCGCGCAGCATGCAAAGAGAGAGCTTGGATATCAGGGCATGCTCACCTGCACGCAGTACGTTTATACCAGAAAAGAAAAGCTTCCAATCACGGGGCTTTATCGTCTGGATGGAACACAGACAGAGGATATGGTTATGATAGAAAGATTAAACGAAACTTTTTTGGAAGAGGTTTTGAAACACTATCATGCACTCGTGAGTGAGGATTATATCTTAAGCCGTCTAAAGGACGGAGCGATGTATGGAGCTTTCCTAGCGGGAAAATTGACAGGCTTTATTGGTGTCCACGAGGAAGGCAGTATGGGTATGCTGGAAGTTTTCCCGGAATATCGTGGCAGAAAGATTGGAAAGGCATTGGAGACCTATCTGATTAACCTGCAGTTAGAACAGGGAATGACGCCTTACGGACAGGTTGTGGAAGGCAACGAGATTTCAACACAACTACAAAAATCGTTAGGATTATGTCCAGCCAAAACACCGGTTTACTGGATGGAATCTATTGAATAGAAAAGTGAAAAAAGTTCTTGCATCCAGCCCAAAGGGATGTTATACTGTTATAGTTGTGAATAAAGGAGATGGTCCTCTGCTGCAATAGGTGCATTAAGAACATCCAAATAATAGGAGGTCACAAAATGAGCGCAAGTGAAATTATTAAGAACATTGAAGCTGCTCAGTTAAAAGCTGAGGTACCTGAATTTAACACAGGTGATACTGTAAAAGTTTACGGTAAAATCAAAGAAGGAAACCGCGAAAGAATCCAGGTTTTCGAAGGTGTTGTAATTAAGAGACAGGGCGGAAGCAACCGTGAAACATTTACTGTTAGAAAGATTTCTAACGGTGTTGGTGTGGAAAAGACCTGGCCATTACATTCTCCAAACGTTGAAAAAGTAGAAGTTGTTCGTCAGGGTAAAGTAAGAAGAGCTAAATTATTCTACTTAAGAGACCGTGTTGGTAAGAAAGCTAAAGTTAAAGAATTAGTAAAATAATGAATGCCGGGAAAGGACAGGTACAGTCGTACTTTGTCCTTTTTTCTTTTAAGAGGAAAAGATAGGAGATCAAGATGCGTAGAAGAAGTGGGTTAAACTTTGGCAGACAGAAGAAAAAGATTAATATACCGTTTGTAAAAGAAGTATTGACCTGGGCGACCGAGATTATTTTAATGATTTCCATTGCCGTTGTTTTTGTGTATTTTATTGGCATGAGAACAGGGGTTGTAGGCTCGTCTATGGCAGACACCTTAAAAAGTGGGGACGAGGTGTTGATCAATCGTTTTGTGTACTTGTTAAAAGATCCAAAGCCGAATGACATTGTGGTATTTTTGCCAAACGGAAATGAAAAATCTCATTACTATGTAAAAAGAGTGATTGCAGTTCCAGGTGATACGGTAAAAATTGAGAATGGTTCGGTACTTGTGAATGGAAAACCGTTCGCAGAGAAAATTGATGCAATGTCAATTGAGGATGCAGGACTGGCATCCGAGGAAATCACATTGGATAAAGATGAGTATTTTGTGTTAGGAGATAACCGGAATAACAGTGAGGACAGCCGTTATGCGAACATCGGAAACATCAAGAAAGAATATATTGTTGGAAAAGCATGGTTTCGCATCACATCCTGGAATGATTTCGGATTTTTATAAAATGTTTGAAAGGAAAGAAGGTAACAATGCAATTTCAGTGGTACCCGGGGCATATGACGAAAGCAAAACGTCAGATGCAGGAAGATATAAAGTTAATTGATTTAGTGATTGAGTTAGTGGATGCGAGAATTCCACTCAGCAGCAGAAATCCGGATATTGATGAATTAGGAAAAAATAAATCACGTCTGATTCTGATGAATAAATCAGATTTATCGGATGATAAGAGAAACAAAGAATGGTCCGAGTATTTCAAAAAATTAGGTTATTACGTTGTCTGTCTGGATTCCAGAAGTAAAAATGGAATGAAGACGGTGACGAATGTAATTGCGGAAGCATGCAAGGAAAAGACAGAGCGGGACCGCAAGAGAGGAATCTTAAACCGTCCGGTACGTGCGATGGTAGTGGGAATCCCAAACGTTGGAAAATCAACGTTTATCAATTCCTTTGCGGGAAAAGCATGTGCTAAAACGGGAAATAAACCGGGCGTTACAAAAGGAAAACAGTGGATTCGCCTGAATAAAAATGTAGAACTTCTGGATACCCCTGGAATTCTCTGGCCGAAATTTGAAGACCAGACCGTAGGACTTCGTCTGGCATTGATTGGTGCCATCAAGGATGAGATTTTAAATATCGATGAGCTTTCGATGGAACTCATTCGGATTTTAAAAGAATATTATCCGGGAATTTTAGCTGCACGCTATCAGGTGGAGGAAGCGGCAGAAGAAGTTGCAATTTTAGAAGAGATTGCAAAAAACAGAAAATGCATCACAAGAGGAAATGAACTTGATATGAGCAAGGCAGCAGCCCTTGTGATTGAAGAATTCAGAAGTGGTAAATTAGGAAAAATTACAATTGAGTTTCCAACGAGTGAAGCATAAGTTTGAAATGAAAAAGCGGGATGGCGAAGACGTGGAGAAAAAAGAAAATCTGGTATTAGGAAAAAAGAAAAATCTAAGACAGGGAATGGGTTTCTTACTGTATCTGGCGGTACTGTGTTGTCTGACCTTTGCGGTTATACATTTTGTGGGGCAAAGAACGGTGGTAATCGGGCCGTCGATGCAGCCGACTTTGTACGAGGGTGATAACCTGATTGTGGATAAGATGACGTACCGTTTCCGCTTACCAAAACGTTTCGAAATTATCGTGTTTCCCTATCCAACGGAAGAGGACAGACTGTTAATCAAACGTATCATTGGCTTGCCGGGAGAACGTGTCAGAATCGCAGAAGATGGAACCATCTATATCAACGGAGAAGAACTCATAGAATCCTACGGCAAAGAGGTAATCAAAAATGCAGGGCTTGCCGCGCAGGAGATTGTACTTTCAGACGATGAGTATTTTGTGCTAGGAGATAACCGGAATGACAGTACAGACAGCAGGAGTGCAAGTGTAGGATGCATCAAACGTGAAACGATTGTGGGAAGAGCCTGGCTTCGCATTTTTCCGTTTGATAAGATACGACTTTTAAATCCAGAGAAAGAGTAAGTAGAAGGGAGCTTAAGATGGAAAAGAAAATCGGTGAAATCAAAGAGGAATTAAAGGCAGCAAACGATAATATGCTGCCTCATTTTATAGAAGAGTATGAAAAAGATGAGCGTGCCGGTGTTGTAAAAATCGTAGAGCAGGCAAGAAAACGCTATGAAAAACTGCAGCAGGAAATTGCCCGGATTGAGACGCTAAAAACGTACGAAAAAGAGTACGAATCTTACGGCTATGTCTGCGGAATTGATGAGGTTGGAAGAGGACCGCTTGCAGGCCCTGTTGTGGCAGGTGCTGTTATTTTGCCAAAGGACTGTGACATTTTGTATATCAATGATTCGAAAAAACTTTCTGCAAAGAAAAGGGAAGAGTTGTACGATGTGATTATGGAAAAAGCAGTGGCGGTTGAAATTGGAATGGCAAGTCCGAAACGGATTGATGAGATTAATATTTTGCAGGCAACCTATGAGGCAATGAGAGAAGCTATAAGCAAATTGTCCGTAAAACCCGATATATTATTAAACGATGCAGTGACGATTCCGCAGGTTGACATAAAGCAGGTGCCGATTATCAAAGGAGATGCCAAAAGTATCTCGATTGGTGCGGCAAGTATTGTAGCAAAAGTGACCAGGGATCGTCTTATGGTAGAATACGATAAACTATTACCGGAGTATGGATTTGCATCGAACAAAGGATATGGTTCGGCTGAGCACATTGAGGCATTAAAAAAGATTGGGCCATCGCCGATCCATAGAGCATCTTTTATCAAAAACTTTGTCTAAAGAGGGATGAGTTATGCAGATTTCAGATATGTTAGGACAATATAACCGAAACGTTACAGCAGGAAGTGAGAACCTGACCGGTGTAAAAGGGGTGGAACAGCTTGTTTCTTCCTTAAAAGAACTCAAAGTGGGAAATGTTTTTGAGGGCACCGTAAATGCGATGAAGAATGGTCAGGTGATGTTAGGCCTAAGTAACGGACAGACTATTTTGGCAAGACTGGATGGTAAGTTGAGCCTAACCGTTGGAGAGTCCATGTTCTTCCAGGTGAAGATGAACGATGGAACACAGATTGCGATTCGTCCTTTCTCTGGAACTGGAAATGCTGCAAACCCAACACTTTTGAATGCTCTTTTTGCTGCGGGACTTCCGGCAAATGAGAAGAATTTGAACATGGTGGATGCCATGATGCGGGAACAGATGTCGATTGACAAACAAAGTTTAAATGAGATGATGAAAGCGGTTCTTTCCAATGAAAAAGTACCGGTTGCAACGATTGTTCAAATGACAAAGCTGCACCTTCCGATTTCACCGGAGATGGCAGCACAGTTTGAAAACTACCAGAACGATTCTCATGCAATCTTAAACGAGATTGATACGATGATAGAAGATTTGCCGGGAATCTTTGAGGAGGAGACACTGTCGCAAAAACAGATTGTGAATCTAAACCATGGGCTTTTGGATGTGATTGGAAACGGGGAGATTTTACAGGAAACAGGGAGCATGGATGCCCAGGAAACGGCAAATATGGTATCACATGCAGGGCAGGAGACACCTGATGATGGCGCTATGAACTTGCAGGGAATGTCAGACAATACCTCGCAGAGTGCAGAGGAACTTACCGATGGTATTTCGAATGTGCAGGAGGAAGGCGTGCAGCTTACCTTAGGAGGACAGGAAGTTTTTGCAAAGGATACGCTGGGCAGTCTGCTAAATTCGGAACAGGCTGAGATATTGACAAGACAATTGCAGGAGATTCCAGAAGTGGCGTTAAATGGTCACCTTTTTACACAGGAGATGCAGGAGGAAGAGATTGTTCCAAAACTGAATCTGCACTTATCGGCGGCACAATTTTTAAAAGAAGTGGATGAAAATCTGATGCAGGCGGTAAAGAGCGGAACACTTTCCACACAGGATGTGTTTGGGGAGACAGCCGATGGA
This genomic window from Roseburia sp. 831b contains:
- the fliK gene encoding flagellar hook-length control protein FliK: MQISDMLGQYNRNVTAGSENLTGVKGVEQLVSSLKELKVGNVFEGTVNAMKNGQVMLGLSNGQTILARLDGKLSLTVGESMFFQVKMNDGTQIAIRPFSGTGNAANPTLLNALFAAGLPANEKNLNMVDAMMREQMSIDKQSLNEMMKAVLSNEKVPVATIVQMTKLHLPISPEMAAQFENYQNDSHAILNEIDTMIEDLPGIFEEETLSQKQIVNLNHGLLDVIGNGEILQETGSMDAQETANMVSHAGQETPDDGAMNLQGMSDNTSQSAEELTDGISNVQEEGVQLTLGGQEVFAKDTLGSLLNSEQAEILTRQLQEIPEVALNGHLFTQEMQEEEIVPKLNLHLSAAQFLKEVDENLMQAVKSGTLSTQDVFGETADGPAGKLLSSKTYAAVLKNVLEQQWLLKPENLKEKEKISELYERLDHQMEKIEQVLKESGIQRTSLSETMNDIRSNIEFMNQINQTYTYVQMPLKLVNQNANGELYVYTNKKSLHDPESELSAFLHLELDHLGTTDVSIKMRPKTKEVSTNFYLDDDEAYRLIAQNMPILEDRLTRKGYHCTMTVTKGEKDVNFVDDFLKKDQRSVGTLHRYSFDVRA